One window from the genome of Anopheles merus strain MAF chromosome 3R, AmerM5.1, whole genome shotgun sequence encodes:
- the LOC121597553 gene encoding UDP-galactose transporter senju, which produces MTNARVNWSELFPSRKSILIFITYMSLFVSQGILVTASQRSDNSYSYNTVLVVLLTETLKLVISAGLYCRENSFKSLIARVIEGSDVLLLYFVPAFLYCLYNNLAFVNLSTFDPTTYYLLLQLRVVITGILFQIIFKKYLSRKQWFSLLLLTVGCMLKQWNFSLFSASEDSPAAVTAAAANAAGSLPESSADGTFRGKNISGFDLSYSALLILVQTVCSCLAGVYNEYLLKKKGSDINIYVQNVFMYLDSIVCNLLILLLQGELVGAFTRDNLREIARFEVVVIMLNNAAIGIITSFFLKYMNSILKTFASALELMFTAVLCYLLFAIPVYLNTILAIFVVSYAIYLYSLNPVVNLSNTPGASKAALNVSQRNTDDRKSLLRTGGARSRANVSDSEDEASGGSALQMQEV; this is translated from the exons ATGACGAATGCTCGCGTAAACTGGAGCGAGCTGTTCCCCAGCCGGAAgagtattttaatttttattaccTACATGTCACTGTTTGTCAGCCAGG GCATACTGGTGACCGCTTCACAACGATCCGATAACTCGTACAGCTACAACActgtgctggtggtgctgctgacgGAAACCCTGAAGCTTGTGATATCGGCCGGGCTGTATTGCAGAGA AAACAGCTTTAAATCGCTTATCGCACGCGTGATTGAAGGGAgcgatgtgctgctgctgtacttTGTGCCGGCCTTCCTCTACTGTCTGTACAACAATTTGGCGTTCGTGAATCTTTCCACCTTCGACCCAACCACCTACTATTTGCTGCTTCAGTTGCGCGTGGTCATAACGGGCATACTGTTCCAG ATTATCTTCAAAAAGTATCTCAGCCGGAAGCAATGgttctcgctgctgctgctcaccgTCGGCTGCATGCTGAAGCAGTGGaatttttcactattttccGCCTCCGAGGACTCACCGGCAGCCGTAACTGCGGCGGCGGCAAACGCTGCCGGATCGCTGCCGGAATCGTCGGCCGACGGCACCTTCCGGGGTAAAAACATCTCCGGGTTCGACCTCAGCTACAGTGCGTTGCTTATCCTGGTGCAGACGGTTTGCTCCTGCCTGGCGGGCGTGTACAACGAGTATCTGCTGAAGAAGAAAGGGTCCGACATTAACATCTACGTGCAGAACGTGTTCATGTACCTGGACTCGATCGTTTGCAACCTGCTgatcctgctgctgcagggCGAGCTGGTCGGTGCGTTTACGCGGGATAATTTGCGCGAAATCGCCCGGTTCGAGGTGGTCGTCATCATGCTGAACAATGCCGCGATCGGCATCATCACGAGCTTCTTTCTCAAGTACATGAACTCGATACTGAAAACGTTTGCCAGTGCGCTGGAGCTGATGTTTACGGCGGTGCTGTGCTACCTGCTGTTTGCCATCCCGGTCTATCTCAACACGATACTGGCCATCTTCGTGGTGTCGTACGCGATCTACCTGTACTCGCTAAATCCGGTCGTGAATCTGTCCAACACGCCGGGCGCTTCGAAGGCGGCACTCAATGTGTCGCAGCGAAACACGGACGACCGGAAGTCGCTATTGCGAACCGGTGGTGCACGTTCGCGGGCCAACGTGAGCGATTCGGAGGACGAGGCCAGCGGTGGCAGTGCACTTCAAATGCAGGAGGTGTGA
- the LOC121597550 gene encoding uncharacterized protein LOC121597550, which produces MEDGLFNALCCKAKNGKTIYHSWREFFQEEKDEGTMLVLQLFIDMTGFGYTVADTDLALLMEDDPHPLEHNITTSSFQPQDFFQNGTFVANFSKFWQHVIVHQWKELLSGNDWFNKCVMLVMLLCRSKTDECAMVGSFICADLVPHLCAARHNLLNDMERAASWQRNQRKSSLKKKEYYIDQVCQALSLEIGNGFKYAKLSGLLMEKLCEAFVTYPDLLILTHGQLELLGAGLRWKQRQSVQLALKCMKQLMSDSFSSDINNAAGIFILKMETQLTRIMDSYKSSESAILHLFLEALSTVGNIPLCEETAEKIFHKMFNPDEAVVNAAIDLHGIYHAAIHPSSEVETNALIAILDVYERYAYPLASFEAVIKKLWIKGFFRKFDELFQMLLDAMDTPANAGFFASCTAHTISYCHRLLMEDIRMKISPSSDNVNWSFMRKRMQSFVANYPKCLNAASRTPNIYNLLLNCMSPANNELYRFAEVDCEAYHEEVLFNILSKVALDECSYPVLFQTLTTIYSFDTIAHISEDVWNELTEKYYTLFFHTRSRLRSYNLGIDKRLMESYSNAITRLCVLIEINNTSEHVFTLAEYLANDLRLLPKMNMSDESIGIFYRLYKNALYAVVQCCLAALPSDNQTAGIKYDQLGKRVQAFMGVLVEQLDGGQQSPFAVSSHVANALCNMLILTQETTDPSQQTGSIKQHMMYRVEPEVLAKLSAYIEQHVFGGGVESDVESSCLLAQKLMLATYIDVYRLHLALPRQSDTCAIVKYYGENALFADELEQLLSIVYGKDPKEFFCLVAHVVMDYCKKTNINVKVKKFLSNLKQFAKKCLTHENEEEYLTNIIQSVVGQSLEHVFTINGIAVNVIEKLFTIMKPLVTQLPLENRKEINLFIRQHPNFASYMEDENSELRTILKSFLKILKK; this is translated from the exons ATGGAGGACGGTCTATTCAATGCGCTTTGTTGCAAAGCGAAAAATGGCAAG ACCATCTACCATTCATGGCGGGAGTTTTTCCAAGAAGAGAAAGATGAAGGTACGATGCTTGTTCTGCAACTGTTCATCGATATGACTGGCTTCGGGTACACCGTAGCGGATACCGATTTGGCTCTGCTGATGGAAGATGATCCTCACCCCCTCGAGCATAATATAACCACTTCC TCCTTCCAGCCCCAGGATTTCTTCCAGAATGGAACATTTGTAGCCAATTTTAGCAAGTTCTGGCAGCACGTAATCGTCCACCAGTGGAAAGAACTCCTCAGTGGAAACGATTGGTTCAACAAGTGTGTCATGCTGGTCATGTTGCTGTGCCGGAGCAAGACCGATGAATGCGCAATGGTTGGATCGTTCATCTGCGCCGACCTGGTGCCGCATCTGTGTGCTGCGCGGCACAACCTGCTGAACGATATGGAACGTGCGGCGAGCTGGCAGCGGAATCAGCGGAAAAGCTCACTCAAGAAGAAGGAGTACTACATCGACCAAGTTTGTCAGGCACTGAGCCTGGAAATTGGTAATGGATTTAAGTACGCCAAGCTTTCCGGCCTGCTGATGGAAAAGCTGTGCGAAGCGTTTGTAACGTACCCGGACCTTCTGATACTCACGCACGGACAGCTGGAGCTGCTCGGGGCCGGCTTGCGGTGGAAGCAGAGGCAGAGCGTTCAGCTAGCGCTAAAGTGTATGAAGCAGCTGATGAGTGATTCTTTTAGTAGCGACATTAACAATGCCGCTGGGATATTCATTCTCAAGATGGAAACTCAGCTGACGCGTATAATGGACTCGTACAAAAGCTCGGAATCGGCCATCCTGCACCTTTTCCTCGAAGCTCTAAG cacGGTAGGCAACATACCCCTGTGTGAGGAGACGGCGGAAAAGATATTCCACAAAATGTTCAATCCAGATGAAGCGGTAGTGAATGCAGCGATCGATCTTCATGGCATTTACCACGCAGCGATTCACCCATCGTCAGAGGTGGAAACGAATGCCCTGATCGCGATACTGGACGTGTACGAACGGTACGCATATCCGCTAGCGTCCTTCGAGGCGGTCATCAAAAAGCTCTGGATCAAGGGATTCTTCCGCAAGTTTGATGAACTGTTCCAAATGCTGCTGGACGCTATGGATACGCCTGCAAATGCGGGGTTTTTCGCGAGCTGTACAGCCCACACAATTAGCTACTGCCATCGGTTGCTGATGGAGGACATCCGGATGAAGATTTCCCCCTCGTCCGATAACGTCAACTGGAGCTTCATGCGGAAGCGCATGCAGAGCTTCGTGGCCAATTATCCAAAGTGTTTGAATGCTGCCTCCCGTACACCGAACATTTACAATTTACTGCTAAACTGCATGAGTCCAGCAAACAACGAGCTGTACCGCTTCGCCGAAGTTGACTGTGAAGCGTACCACGAGGAGGTTTTGTTTAACATTCTCTCGAAAGTGGCGCTGGATGAATGTTCCTACCCTGTGCTGTTCCAAACGCTGACCACCATCTACAGCTTCGACACGATTGCTCACATTTCGGAAGACGTTTGGAACGAGCTGACGGAAAAGTATTACACGCTCTTTTTTCATACCCGCAGCCGCTTGCGAAGCTACAATTTG GGTATCGACAAAAGGCTGATGGAATCGTACAGTAACGCCATCACGCGCCTCTGCGTGCTGATCGAAATCAACAACACGTCCGAACACGTGTTCACGCTTGCAGAGTACTTGGCAAACGATTTGCGCCTCCTGCCGAAAATGAATATGTCCGACGAATCGATCGGTATTTTTTACCGACTCTACAAAAACGCTCTGTACGCTGTCGTGCAGTGCTGCCTGGCCGCACTACCCAGCGACAATCAGACGGCGGGCATTAAGTACGACCAGCTCGGCAAACGTGTGCAAGCGTTCATGGGCGTGCTGGTTGAACAGTTAGACGGTGGCCAACAGTCACCGTTCGCTGTCAGCAGCCACGTGGCCAATGCTCTGTGCAACATGCTCATACTGACACAGGAAACCACCGATCCCAGCCAGCAGACGGGCTCGATCAAACAGCACATGATGTATCGTGTCGAGCCGGAAGTGCTGGCAAAGCTTTCGGCATACATCGAGCAGCACGTGTTTGGAGGCGGTGTGGAATCAG ATGTGGAAAGCAGTTGCTTGTTGGCGCAAAAGCTAATGCTTGCCACGTACATCGACGTTTATCGATTGCATCTGGCACTACCTCGGCAGTCAGACACGTGTGCCATCGTAAAATATTATGGAGAAAATGCACTTTTTGCAGACGAGCTGGAACAACTGCTGAGCATTGTGTATGGCAAGGATCCAAAAGAGTTCTTTTGCTTGGTCGCCCACGTGGTCATGGATTATTGTAAAAAGACGAATATAAATGTCAAAGTGAAG AAATTCTTGTCCAATTTGAAGCAATTTGCAAAGAAATGCTTAACACACGAGAACGAGGAAGAGTATCTGACTAATATCATTCAGAGCGTTGTTGGTCAGAGTCTGGAGCATGTTTTCACGATTAACGGTATTGCAGTAAATGTGATTGAAAAATTGTTCACCATTATGAAACCGTTGGTCACGCAATTGCCGTTGGAAAACCGGAAAGAAAT CAATCTGTTCATTCGACAGCATCCCAACTTCGCTTCCTACATGGAAGATGAAAATTCAGAATTACGTACCATtttgaaaagttttttgaaaattttaaagaaatag
- the LOC121597552 gene encoding tubulin beta chain-like, whose translation MREIVHLQTGQCGNQIGAKFWEVISNEHGIDATGAFQGDCGDLQLERINVYYNEASGGKYVPRAILVDLEPGTMDSVRSGPYGQLFRPDNFAFGQSGAGNNWAKGHYTEGAELVDSVLDIVRKEAEGCDCLQGFQLTHSLGGGTGSGMGTLLISKIREEYPDRIMNTFSIVPSPKVSDTVVEPYNATLSVHQLIENTDETYCIDNEALYDICFRTLKLTTPTYSDLNHLVSAAMSGVTTCLRFPGQLNADLRKLAVNMVPFPRLHFFMTGFAPLTSRGAQQYRALTVPELTQQMFDAKNMMAACDPRHGRYLTVAAIFRGRMSMKEVDEQMMNVQTKNSSYFVEWIPNNVKTAVCDIPPRGLKMSSTFVGNSTAIQEIFKRIAEQFTAMFRRKAFLHWYTGEGMDEMEFTEAESNMNDLVSEYQQYQEATADDEGEMDEEEEGGED comes from the coding sequence ATGCGTGAAATAGTGCATTTGCAAACTGGCCAGTGCGGCAACCAAATAGGCGCTAAGTTCTGGGAGGTAATTTCCAACGAGCATGGAATCGATGCGACCGGCGCTTTCCAAGGCGATTGCGGTGATCTGCAATTGGAAAGAATCAACGTGTACTACAACGAGGCATCCGGTGGTAAATATGTACCACGCGCCATTCTGGTCGACCTGGAGCCGGGCACGATGGACTCGGTCCGCTCCGGCCCGTACGGTCAGCTGTTCCGGCCGGACAACTTCGCGTTCGGGCAGTCCGGGGCGGGCAACAACTGGGCCAAAGGGCACTACACGGAGGGGGCCGAGCTGGTCGACTCGGTGCTGGATATCGTGCGCAAGGAGGCGGAAGGGTGCGACTGTCTGCAGGGTTTCCAGCTCACGCACTCGCTCGGCGGCGGGACCGGATCCGGCATGGGGACGCTGCTGATTTCGAAAATTCGCGAAGAGTACCCGGACCGCATCATGAACACGTTCTCGATCGTGCCCTCGCCCAAAGTGTCCGATACGGTGGTGGAACCGTACAATGCCACCCTTAGCGTGCACCAGCTGATCGAAAACACGGACGAAACGTACTGCATCGATAACGAGGCGCTGTACGACATCTGCTTCCGCACGCTAAAGCTCACCACACCGACGTACAGCGACCTGAACCATCTGGTGTCGGCCGCCATGTCCGGCGTGACGACGTGCCTTCGGTTCCCCGGCCAGCTGAATGCGGATCTGCGCAAGCTGGCAGTCAATATGGTGCCGTTTCCGCGGCTTCATTTTTTCATGACCGGCTTTGCGCCGCTCACGTCCCGCGGCGCCCAACAGTACCGTGCGCTCACCGTGCCGGAGCTGACGCAGCAGATGTTTGATGCGAAAAACATGATGGCTGCGTGCGATCCGCGCCACGGCCGCTACCTGACGGTGGCCGCCATCTTCCGCGGCCGCATGTCGATGAAGGAGGTGGACGAGCAGATGATGAACGTGCAGACCAAGAACAGCAGCTACTTTGTCGAGTGGATCCCGAACAACGTGAAAACGGCGGTGTGCGATATACCGCCGCGCGGGCTAAAGATGTCGTCCACGTTCGTCGGCAACTCGACGGCTATTCAGGAGATTTTCAAGCGAATTGCCGAACAgtttacggccatgtttcggCGCAAAGCGTTCCTGCACTGGTACACCGGCGAGGGGATGGACGAGATGGAGTTCACCGAGGCGGAGAGCAACATGAACGATCTCGTGTCCGAGTATCAGCAGTACCAGGAGGCGACCGCCGACGATGAAGGCGAaatggacgaggaggaggaaggtgGCGAAGACTGA